A section of the Lepidochelys kempii isolate rLepKem1 chromosome 4, rLepKem1.hap2, whole genome shotgun sequence genome encodes:
- the SCOC gene encoding short coiled-coil protein isoform X3 → MMNADMDAVEAENQVELEEKTRLINQVLELQHTLEDLSARVDAVKEENLKLKSENQVLGQYIENLMSASSVFQTTDTKSKRK, encoded by the exons ATGATGAATGCTGACATGGATG CTGTTGAGGCTGAAAATCAGGTGGAACTGGAAGAAAAAACACGGCTTATTAATCAAGTTTTGGAACTGCAGCACACACTCGAAG atctgTCAGCACGAGTAGATGCTGTTAAGGAAGAAAACCTGAAACTCAAATCAGAGAATCAAGTTCTTGGACAATATATAGAAAATCTCATGTCTGCATCTAGTGTTTTTCAGACAACTGACACAAAAAGCAAACGAAAGTAA